The proteins below come from a single Burkholderia contaminans genomic window:
- a CDS encoding carboxymuconolactone decarboxylase family protein encodes MSAYPLHTIDSAPAASRPVLQQLQQTFGIVPNIAAAMAASPVLINGFIGLFERVHASSLTEPQIQTLLLTNAVTNASEWPVAFHTALALKQGVTHADVDATRRGALPGDATLAALSATARKLIDTRGRLTDADRQSFLDAGFSDEQLLEVIAVVAASTITNYVGSVTKPALEAPFDAFAWHANAA; translated from the coding sequence ATGTCCGCCTATCCGCTTCATACGATCGACTCGGCGCCGGCCGCATCCCGGCCCGTCCTCCAGCAGCTCCAGCAAACCTTCGGCATCGTCCCGAACATCGCAGCGGCCATGGCCGCTTCCCCGGTGCTGATCAACGGCTTCATCGGCCTGTTCGAGCGCGTGCACGCCAGCAGCCTCACCGAGCCGCAGATCCAGACGCTCCTGCTCACCAACGCGGTCACGAACGCGAGCGAATGGCCGGTCGCCTTCCATACCGCGCTTGCGCTGAAACAGGGTGTGACCCACGCCGACGTCGACGCGACCCGCCGCGGCGCCCTGCCCGGCGACGCGACACTGGCCGCGCTGTCGGCCACGGCACGCAAGCTGATCGACACCCGCGGCCGCCTGACCGACGCCGACCGGCAGTCGTTCCTCGACGCCGGCTTCAGCGACGAACAGTTGCTGGAAGTGATCGCGGTGGTCGCCGCATCGACGATCACGAACTACGTCGGCAGCGTGACGAAGCCCGCGCTCGAAGCGCCGTTCGACGCCTTCGCGTGGCATGCGAACGCCGCGTGA
- a CDS encoding isocitrate lyase/PEP mutase family protein, translated as MSSNEKGAYFRSLHRAGHPLALFNVWDAGSARTAADAGAVALATGSWSVAAANGFGDGEQMPRALMMEVLERITRATDLPVTVDLESGYGERPEDVAETIALSIKAGAIGCNLEDSFPATGELRDVDAAAARLAAARQAADRAGADYFINARTDVFFNAPADTHDERLLDATLARARAYAAAGADGLFVPGLSSPALIRALTAASPLPVNVMRVTETPTLADFAEYGVARISHGPYPYLQAMKTLAEMVRQGG; from the coding sequence ATGAGCAGCAATGAGAAGGGCGCGTATTTCCGTTCGCTTCACCGCGCGGGCCACCCGCTGGCGCTGTTCAACGTGTGGGACGCCGGCAGCGCGCGCACGGCGGCCGACGCGGGCGCCGTCGCACTGGCGACCGGCAGCTGGTCGGTCGCGGCGGCCAACGGTTTCGGCGATGGCGAGCAGATGCCGCGCGCGCTGATGATGGAGGTGCTCGAGCGGATCACGCGAGCGACGGACCTGCCCGTCACCGTCGATCTCGAAAGCGGGTACGGCGAGCGGCCGGAAGATGTCGCCGAAACGATCGCGCTCAGCATCAAGGCCGGCGCGATCGGCTGCAATCTCGAAGACAGCTTCCCGGCGACCGGTGAATTGCGTGACGTCGACGCAGCGGCGGCCCGTCTCGCGGCAGCACGGCAGGCCGCCGATCGCGCGGGCGCCGACTACTTCATCAACGCGCGTACCGACGTGTTCTTCAACGCGCCGGCCGACACGCACGACGAGCGCCTGCTCGACGCCACGCTGGCCCGCGCACGCGCGTATGCCGCGGCCGGTGCCGACGGGCTGTTCGTGCCGGGCCTGAGCTCGCCGGCACTCATTCGCGCGTTGACAGCCGCGTCGCCGCTGCCGGTGAACGTGATGCGCGTCACGGAGACGCCGACGCTCGCCGACTTCGCGGAATACGGCGTGGCCCGCATCAGCCACGGGCCGTATCCGTACCTGCAGGCGATGAAGACGCTGGCGGAGATGGTCAGGCAAGGCGGCTGA
- a CDS encoding saccharopine dehydrogenase family protein, with product MDDRMTVAVYGATGHTGRFVVAELARRGLQAIRIGRDAARLAKDGSDATLARVAAIDDPAALDAALRGAAAVINCAGPYLDTALPLADAALRAGIPYLDLTAEQPSVLALAEHCDARARAAGVTLVPAAAFYGGLADLLVTAVVAPNRPIERVDIATGLDSWHPTHGTRVTGERNRAVRLVQKDGKPAPVPSPARERAWPFPPPIGRVGVTLLPFSEVMTLSRHLRIDTIESWLATVVLRDVRDAATPPPEPTDEMGRSAQQFAMDAIAVQGGTTHRATALGRDIYAVSAPIIVEAAVRLISGHTVAPGGVRSLGELFDARDFLAALDTVAVSFDTTTDPVFHKETQA from the coding sequence ATGGATGATCGAATGACGGTTGCAGTCTATGGCGCCACGGGCCATACCGGGCGATTCGTCGTCGCGGAGCTGGCGCGGCGGGGCCTGCAGGCGATCCGCATCGGGCGCGATGCCGCGCGGCTCGCGAAGGACGGCAGCGACGCGACGCTCGCGCGCGTCGCCGCGATCGACGATCCGGCCGCGCTCGACGCCGCGTTGCGCGGCGCGGCGGCGGTGATCAACTGCGCGGGCCCGTACCTCGATACCGCGTTGCCGCTGGCCGATGCCGCGCTGCGGGCCGGCATCCCCTATCTCGACCTGACGGCCGAGCAACCGTCGGTGCTGGCGCTGGCCGAACACTGCGATGCGCGGGCGCGCGCCGCGGGCGTGACGCTCGTGCCGGCCGCGGCGTTCTACGGCGGCCTGGCAGACCTGCTCGTCACGGCCGTCGTCGCCCCGAACCGGCCGATCGAGCGCGTCGATATCGCGACCGGGCTCGACAGCTGGCACCCGACGCACGGCACGCGCGTGACGGGCGAACGCAATCGCGCGGTGCGGCTCGTGCAGAAGGACGGCAAGCCGGCACCGGTGCCGTCGCCCGCACGCGAACGCGCATGGCCGTTCCCGCCGCCGATCGGCCGCGTCGGCGTGACGCTGCTGCCGTTTTCGGAAGTGATGACATTGTCGCGTCACCTGCGCATCGATACGATCGAATCGTGGCTCGCCACCGTCGTGCTGCGCGACGTGCGCGATGCCGCCACGCCGCCGCCCGAGCCGACCGACGAAATGGGCCGCTCGGCGCAGCAGTTCGCGATGGACGCGATCGCCGTGCAGGGCGGCACGACGCACCGCGCGACGGCGCTCGGGCGCGACATCTACGCGGTCAGCGCACCGATCATCGTCGAGGCAGCCGTACGCCTGATATCCGGCCACACCGTGGCGCCGGGCGGTGTGCGCAGTCTCGGCGAGCTGTTCGATGCGCGCGATTTTCTCGCGGCGCTCGATACGGTGGCAGTATCGTTCGACACGACAACCGATCCGGTTTTCCACAAGGAGACGCAAGCATGA
- a CDS encoding TetR/AcrR family transcriptional regulator, giving the protein MKKETGSPGSAPDTRERILQTASELFYREGTRAVGVDLIVAQAGVAKTSLYRHFATKDDLIEAFLLREDADFWAHWDAVAAQYRRTPREELDAQLQWIGERIARPGYRGCPQINIAAEYADGNHPARKVAVAHKQELRRRLAELAGAVGVDEPETFALRLATVIDGALSSGQALHAHGPVAFLQEFAQLLLPKKGRK; this is encoded by the coding sequence ATGAAAAAGGAAACAGGGTCACCAGGGAGCGCGCCCGATACGCGCGAACGCATTCTGCAAACGGCCAGCGAGCTGTTCTATCGGGAGGGTACGCGCGCGGTCGGCGTGGACCTGATCGTCGCGCAGGCCGGCGTGGCGAAGACGAGCCTCTATCGTCACTTCGCGACGAAGGACGACCTGATCGAAGCGTTCCTGCTGCGCGAGGACGCCGATTTCTGGGCGCATTGGGATGCGGTGGCCGCGCAGTACCGGCGCACGCCGCGCGAGGAACTGGATGCGCAGCTGCAATGGATCGGCGAGCGCATTGCGCGCCCCGGCTATCGCGGCTGCCCGCAGATCAACATCGCCGCCGAATACGCGGACGGCAACCATCCGGCCCGCAAGGTGGCCGTCGCGCACAAGCAGGAACTCCGGCGCCGGCTGGCCGAGCTGGCGGGGGCGGTCGGCGTCGACGAGCCGGAGACCTTCGCACTGCGGCTCGCGACCGTGATCGACGGCGCGCTGAGCAGCGGGCAGGCGCTGCATGCGCATGGGCCCGTGGCCTTCCTGCAGGAATTCGCGCAACTGCTGTTGCCGAAGAAGGGCCGGAAGTAA
- a CDS encoding MarR family winged helix-turn-helix transcriptional regulator: MARKEKLPFETTLMVRDCCLCLHMQRAARNLARIFDDVLRPLDLTNGQFSLLMSLNRPRPAPMKSVASLLAMDRTTLTAALKPLERRGLVTIVQDPDDRRSRLLELTQAGHDLLAEAFPLWQQTHAEIERPFAPGEVDQLRGQLRALSVDPAARD; this comes from the coding sequence ATGGCACGAAAAGAAAAGCTCCCTTTCGAAACGACGCTGATGGTGCGCGATTGCTGCCTGTGCCTGCACATGCAGCGCGCGGCGCGTAACCTTGCGCGGATCTTCGACGATGTGCTGCGCCCGCTGGATCTCACCAACGGCCAGTTTTCGCTGCTGATGTCGCTGAACCGGCCCCGGCCGGCGCCGATGAAATCGGTCGCGTCGCTGCTCGCGATGGACCGCACGACGCTCACGGCCGCGCTCAAGCCGCTCGAGCGGCGCGGCCTGGTCACGATCGTCCAGGATCCGGACGACCGGCGCAGCCGCCTGCTCGAACTCACGCAGGCCGGCCACGACCTGCTGGCCGAAGCGTTTCCGCTGTGGCAGCAGACGCATGCCGAGATCGAACGGCCGTTCGCGCCGGGGGAAGTCGATCAGTTGCGCGGCCAGTTGCGCGCGCTGTCGGTCGATCCGGCCGCCCGCGATTGA
- a CDS encoding glutathione S-transferase family protein, whose translation MKLYGFAGTRSQRALWGLKELDADFEFISVNLLQGEHKRPEFLRLNPAGKVPVLVDGDLVIPESAAIVLYLADKYPQKALLPVDPALRAEAYRWVMFAVTELEQPLWRITRHSFIYPPEKRSPADIELAREDFRTMAAILDKHLEGREFIVGDTLTVADCVTAYLIDWAGECNLIESFPQLRAYLERLYARPKAPQRIADARKAA comes from the coding sequence ATGAAGCTTTACGGATTTGCCGGCACCCGCTCGCAACGCGCGCTGTGGGGGCTGAAGGAACTGGATGCCGATTTCGAGTTCATCTCGGTGAACCTGCTCCAGGGCGAACACAAGCGGCCCGAATTCCTGCGCCTCAATCCGGCCGGCAAGGTGCCCGTGCTGGTGGACGGCGACCTCGTGATTCCCGAGTCGGCCGCGATCGTGCTGTATCTCGCGGACAAGTACCCGCAGAAGGCGCTGCTGCCGGTCGATCCGGCGCTGCGGGCGGAGGCTTACCGGTGGGTCATGTTCGCGGTGACGGAGCTCGAGCAGCCGCTGTGGCGGATCACGCGACACTCGTTCATCTATCCGCCGGAGAAGCGCTCGCCGGCCGATATCGAGCTGGCGCGCGAGGATTTCAGGACGATGGCCGCGATCCTCGACAAGCATCTCGAAGGCCGCGAATTCATCGTCGGCGACACGCTGACGGTGGCCGATTGCGTGACGGCTTACCTGATCGACTGGGCCGGCGAGTGCAACCTGATCGAATCGTTTCCGCAGTTGCGTGCGTATCTCGAACGGCTGTATGCGCGGCCGAAGGCGCCGCAGCGGATCGCGGACGCGCGCAAGGCGGCGTGA
- a CDS encoding HAD family hydrolase: MRLTQVSALSFDLDDTLWPFGPSVVRAEGELRTWLIEHAPGTEHVLPTQQALSDLREEYERLCPDLAGDFRAMRIGSIRLALERANEDVALTDRAYAAFYAARNRVEFYDDALPALAWLSARFPLIAVTNGNADLRLTGGGEFFRATLSAQAFGVAKPEPGIFHAAAQALDVQPAELLHVGDDYHLDIVGALNAGLQAAWVVRDTHPEAERVQQQAATPHVTLSDLSMLCRMLGGPDGVA; this comes from the coding sequence ATGCGTCTCACCCAAGTTTCCGCGCTCTCGTTCGACCTGGACGACACCCTGTGGCCGTTCGGACCGTCCGTCGTACGGGCCGAAGGGGAGCTGCGCACGTGGCTGATCGAGCACGCGCCCGGGACCGAGCACGTGCTGCCCACGCAGCAGGCGCTCAGCGACTTGCGTGAGGAATACGAACGATTGTGCCCCGACCTCGCCGGCGACTTCCGTGCGATGAGAATCGGCTCGATCCGGCTTGCGCTGGAGCGGGCGAACGAAGATGTCGCGCTCACCGACCGGGCGTACGCGGCCTTCTATGCCGCACGCAACCGGGTCGAATTCTATGACGATGCGTTGCCGGCGCTTGCGTGGTTGAGCGCGCGGTTTCCGTTGATCGCGGTGACCAACGGCAACGCGGATCTGCGGCTGACCGGCGGCGGCGAATTCTTTCGTGCGACGCTCAGCGCGCAGGCGTTCGGCGTCGCGAAGCCGGAGCCCGGCATCTTCCATGCGGCGGCGCAGGCGCTCGACGTGCAGCCGGCGGAACTGCTACATGTCGGCGACGATTACCACCTCGATATCGTCGGCGCATTGAATGCGGGGCTTCAGGCGGCGTGGGTGGTGCGCGATACGCATCCGGAAGCGGAGCGCGTGCAGCAGCAGGCCGCGACACCGCACGTCACGCTCAGCGACCTGTCGATGCTGTGCCGCATGCTCGGCGGGCCTGACGGCGTGGCGTGA
- a CDS encoding ornithine cyclodeaminase family protein, with product MPTDDRLLLLDRDAVAPALQAAQVTAAVREAFVLHSQRAGRVFPVVREKLHTGGVFGIKSGDVANQDLLGFKAAGFWPGNRGLGGEPHQATVALFDPATGRPLCIMDGNAITTARTGAAGGLGLQLLARRDSARICVFGTGVQARVQLDYALGLLPQRCTVQYVTVSGEPDPLFEPAFRERCTIGVARDRNDAVANSDVVITATPGGGPLFDADAVRPGTHLTCVGTDTAGKRELPAGVLERARIVVDDHDQARSIGECQWAPDLPRTEIGDILAGTATVDRAPHEITVFDMTGLALQDLTVARFLYRQALENGTGISIPWPW from the coding sequence ATGCCGACAGACGACCGACTCCTGCTTCTCGACCGCGATGCCGTCGCGCCCGCCCTCCAGGCCGCGCAAGTGACGGCGGCCGTTCGCGAAGCCTTCGTGCTGCATAGCCAACGGGCCGGACGCGTGTTCCCGGTGGTGCGCGAGAAGCTGCACACCGGCGGCGTGTTCGGCATCAAGTCGGGCGATGTCGCGAATCAGGACCTGCTCGGTTTCAAGGCGGCCGGATTCTGGCCCGGCAACCGCGGGCTCGGCGGCGAACCGCATCAGGCCACCGTCGCGCTGTTCGACCCGGCCACGGGCCGGCCGCTGTGCATCATGGACGGCAATGCGATCACCACCGCGCGAACCGGCGCCGCCGGGGGCCTCGGGCTGCAACTGCTCGCGCGTCGCGACAGCGCGCGAATCTGCGTGTTCGGCACCGGCGTGCAGGCGCGCGTCCAGCTCGACTACGCGCTCGGGCTGCTGCCGCAACGGTGCACCGTGCAGTACGTGACCGTCAGCGGCGAGCCCGACCCGCTGTTCGAACCCGCCTTCCGGGAACGATGCACGATCGGCGTGGCGCGCGACCGGAACGACGCGGTGGCCAACAGCGACGTGGTCATCACGGCAACGCCCGGCGGCGGCCCGCTGTTCGATGCGGATGCGGTCAGGCCGGGCACCCACCTGACCTGCGTGGGCACCGATACCGCCGGCAAGCGCGAGCTGCCGGCAGGCGTGCTGGAGCGCGCGCGCATCGTCGTGGACGATCACGACCAGGCGCGCAGCATCGGCGAGTGCCAGTGGGCGCCGGATTTGCCACGCACGGAAATCGGTGACATCCTCGCGGGAACCGCGACGGTCGACCGCGCGCCGCACGAGATCACCGTCTTCGACATGACCGGGCTCGCGCTGCAGGACCTGACCGTCGCACGCTTCCTGTATCGGCAGGCCCTCGAAAACGGCACCGGAATCTCCATTCCGTGGCCCTGGTAA
- a CDS encoding DSD1 family PLP-dependent enzyme: MDLHTLNTPAALIDVGRMQHNIGRMQAHLDALGVRFRPHVKTTKSTQVVDAQIAAGAQGITVSTLKEAEQFFAHGIRDIVYAVGMVPSKLGQALALRRQGCDLKLVADSLPAAHAIAEFGRAHGERFEVWIEVDVDGHRSGIPPDADLLIDVGRALADGGMVLGGVLAHAGSSYEYSTPDALAAIAEQERSRTVRAAERLRAAGLPCPVVSIGSTPTALAAEHLEGVTEVRAGVYVMFDLVMHNIGVCDLSDIALSVLTTVIGHQEEKGWAIVDAGWMAMSRDRGTQRQAHDFGYGQVCTEHGDVLGDYLMSAANQEHGIVSRAGTPDAGIAQQFPIGTRLRILPNHACATGAQHPEYQAIGEDGGAQTWPRFYGW; this comes from the coding sequence GTGGACCTTCACACTCTCAACACCCCGGCCGCCCTGATCGACGTCGGCCGCATGCAGCACAACATCGGCCGCATGCAGGCGCATCTGGACGCGCTCGGCGTCAGGTTCCGGCCGCACGTCAAGACCACCAAAAGCACGCAAGTCGTCGATGCCCAGATCGCGGCAGGCGCGCAGGGCATCACGGTGTCGACGCTCAAGGAAGCCGAACAGTTTTTCGCGCACGGTATCCGCGACATCGTCTACGCCGTCGGCATGGTGCCCTCAAAGCTGGGCCAGGCGCTCGCGCTGCGCCGGCAGGGTTGCGACCTGAAACTCGTCGCCGACAGCCTGCCGGCCGCGCACGCGATCGCCGAATTCGGGCGCGCACACGGCGAGCGCTTCGAAGTGTGGATCGAGGTCGACGTCGACGGCCACCGCTCGGGGATTCCGCCCGACGCCGACCTGCTGATCGACGTGGGCCGCGCGCTGGCCGACGGCGGGATGGTGCTCGGCGGAGTGCTCGCGCACGCGGGCTCCAGCTACGAATACAGCACGCCCGACGCGCTGGCGGCGATCGCAGAACAGGAACGCAGCCGCACCGTGCGGGCGGCGGAGCGCCTTCGGGCGGCCGGGCTGCCCTGCCCGGTCGTGAGCATCGGTTCGACACCCACTGCCCTCGCGGCGGAACATCTCGAGGGCGTCACCGAAGTGCGCGCCGGCGTGTACGTGATGTTCGACCTCGTGATGCACAACATCGGCGTGTGCGACCTGTCCGACATCGCGCTGTCGGTGCTGACCACCGTCATCGGGCACCAGGAAGAGAAAGGCTGGGCGATCGTCGACGCAGGCTGGATGGCGATGAGCCGCGACCGCGGCACGCAGCGCCAGGCGCACGACTTCGGCTACGGGCAGGTTTGCACCGAACACGGCGACGTGCTCGGCGACTACCTGATGAGCGCCGCCAACCAGGAGCACGGGATCGTATCGCGCGCGGGCACGCCCGACGCCGGCATCGCGCAGCAGTTTCCGATCGGCACCCGCCTGCGCATCCTGCCGAATCACGCGTGCGCCACCGGGGCGCAGCATCCCGAGTATCAGGCGATCGGCGAAGACGGCGGCGCGCAGACGTGGCCGCGCTTCTACGGGTGGTGA